In the genome of Mycobacterium kansasii ATCC 12478, one region contains:
- a CDS encoding NuoB/complex I 20 kDa subunit family protein: MGLEEQLPGGILLSTVEKVAGYVRKNSLWPATFGLACCAIEMMATAGPRFDLARFGMERFSATPRQADLMIVAGRVSQKMAPVLRQIYDQMAEPKWVLAMGVCASSGGMFNNYAIVQGVDHVVPVDIYLPGCPPRPEMLLHAILKLHEKIQEMPLGVNRERAIAEAEEAALLARPTIEMRGLLR; this comes from the coding sequence GTGGGACTGGAAGAACAGCTACCCGGCGGGATCCTGCTGTCGACAGTCGAGAAGGTCGCGGGCTACGTCCGCAAGAACTCGCTGTGGCCGGCGACGTTCGGCTTGGCGTGCTGCGCGATCGAAATGATGGCAACCGCCGGACCGAGGTTCGATCTGGCCCGCTTCGGGATGGAGCGATTCTCCGCGACGCCGCGGCAAGCGGATCTGATGATAGTGGCGGGACGGGTCAGCCAGAAGATGGCGCCGGTGCTGCGCCAGATCTACGACCAGATGGCCGAACCGAAATGGGTTCTCGCCATGGGGGTCTGCGCGTCTTCCGGCGGGATGTTCAACAACTACGCGATCGTCCAGGGTGTGGACCACGTTGTTCCGGTCGACATCTACCTGCCGGGTTGTCCGCCGCGTCCGGAGATGCTCCTGCACGCAATCCTCAAGCTGCACGAGAAGATTCAGGAAATGCCGTTGGGCGTCAACCGGGAACGTGCCATCGCCGAGGCCGAGGAGGCGGCGCTGCTGGCCAGGCCCACCATCGAGATGCGCGGACTGCTGCGATGA
- a CDS encoding response regulator transcription factor: protein MPDSSDALRILVYSNNVQTRQQVMRALGKRLHPDLPELTYVEIATAPMVIQRMDEGGIDLAILDGEATPAGGMGIAKQLKDELSTCPPILVLTGRPDDSWLASWSRAEAAVSHPIDPIVLGRTALGLLRAPAL, encoded by the coding sequence GTGCCCGACTCCAGCGACGCTCTGCGGATCCTCGTTTACAGCAACAATGTCCAAACCCGCCAACAGGTGATGCGTGCACTGGGCAAACGGCTGCACCCTGATCTGCCGGAATTGACCTATGTCGAAATTGCGACAGCTCCGATGGTGATACAGCGGATGGACGAAGGCGGCATCGACTTGGCCATCCTCGACGGCGAGGCGACACCAGCCGGGGGCATGGGAATCGCCAAACAGCTCAAGGACGAACTCTCGACGTGCCCACCGATTCTGGTGCTCACCGGGCGGCCGGATGACTCCTGGCTGGCCAGCTGGTCGCGGGCCGAGGCCGCGGTATCGCATCCGATCGACCCGATCGTGCTCGGCCGCACGGCGCTCGGCCTGTTGCGTGCCCCCGCGCTCTGA
- a CDS encoding DedA family protein produces METFILSHHSYLLLPLLTATGIPVPEEVVTVAAGALSSPSVGRLEPGLAILACLAGVLVGDCALYWIGRGLGQTHLGRYHWFARLVDSDRTGHVERILQQHGVKVFLLVRFLLGMRTPLYLAIGALKMDFRRFLVCDVVCATLAVGIFFLLSYLGAGWISGLIHRSEWAATAILLVTAVTGGLYYGVWKRWRVQLSAHGPRLQGKAQ; encoded by the coding sequence ATGGAAACGTTCATCCTGTCGCACCATTCGTATTTGCTGTTGCCGCTGCTTACGGCCACCGGCATTCCCGTCCCGGAAGAAGTGGTCACCGTCGCGGCGGGCGCGTTGAGCTCACCTTCAGTCGGCCGGCTCGAACCCGGGTTGGCGATCTTGGCGTGCCTGGCCGGAGTACTGGTCGGCGATTGCGCGCTGTATTGGATCGGCAGGGGTCTCGGTCAGACACACCTGGGGCGATATCACTGGTTTGCGCGGTTGGTCGACAGCGATCGAACAGGGCACGTCGAGCGCATCCTGCAGCAACATGGCGTGAAGGTGTTCCTCCTGGTGCGTTTCCTGCTGGGGATGCGTACTCCGCTGTATCTGGCAATCGGTGCCCTAAAGATGGACTTCCGCCGGTTCCTGGTGTGCGACGTGGTATGCGCGACATTGGCCGTCGGCATTTTCTTCTTACTCAGCTATCTCGGCGCTGGATGGATCAGCGGACTGATTCACCGGTCGGAATGGGCGGCGACTGCGATCTTGCTGGTGACGGCTGTGACCGGCGGATTGTATTACGGCGTCTGGAAGCGTTGGCGCGTGCAATTGAGCGCGCACGGGCCCCGATTACAAGGAAAAGCACAATGA
- a CDS encoding class I SAM-dependent methyltransferase, translated as MTQQSPDTTLFFREFCGKFETTGSVMPSTRYLARAMTRHLRRRGPAPIRVLDCGPGTGAFTDRIVDHLRPGDRLDVVEINDSFVRVLQRRFATEPRWQAASNFTNIHEVPFQYFDAAEPYDFIISSLPHSNFPAITVAEILHSYTRLLKPGGVLTYVEYLYLRQIRRTLSRGTQRARIRSVEQLMLSHMSEHEVAHENVLRNVPPARVHHLIAPADGTGGNTGRDWNTLSA; from the coding sequence ATGACTCAACAGTCGCCTGACACCACCCTGTTTTTTCGCGAGTTCTGCGGGAAATTCGAGACAACCGGATCGGTGATGCCGAGCACCCGCTACCTGGCCCGGGCCATGACCCGCCACCTTCGGCGCCGTGGGCCAGCGCCTATTCGCGTTCTGGACTGCGGGCCAGGCACCGGCGCGTTCACTGACCGAATTGTCGACCACCTGCGCCCGGGTGACAGATTGGACGTGGTGGAAATCAATGATTCCTTTGTCCGCGTGTTGCAGAGACGTTTTGCCACTGAACCACGCTGGCAGGCGGCCAGCAATTTCACCAATATCCACGAGGTACCGTTCCAGTATTTCGATGCCGCGGAGCCATACGATTTCATTATTTCGAGCCTGCCGCACAGCAACTTCCCCGCGATCACGGTGGCGGAGATCCTCCACTCCTACACCCGGTTGCTCAAGCCTGGAGGGGTACTCACCTACGTCGAATACCTGTACCTCCGGCAAATCCGCAGAACCCTGTCACGCGGGACCCAGCGCGCTCGCATCCGCAGTGTCGAGCAACTCATGCTGTCGCACATGAGCGAGCACGAGGTCGCCCACGAGAATGTTCTCCGGAACGTTCCGCCCGCCCGGGTACACCATTTGATCGCGCCGGCCGACGGCACCGGGGGAAACACGGGTCGTGACTGGAACACGCTCAGTGCGTAG
- a CDS encoding PPE family protein, translated as MSFWVLPPEINSLRMFIGAGSAPMLQAATAWAGLADELGAAAQSFASVTSGLAGQAWQGPAAAAMAAAAAPYAAWLSAAAAQSAGAAGQARAMVSMFEAAQAATVLPAAVAANRDAFVQLVMSNLFGQNAPAIAFAESIYEEMWAADVSAMSGYYSGAAALASQLVPWQSILKGLPGMGSAGAAGTSAGSGAAGTTNVGGNGEGANVAGGDNAGGASGGPVGGETTNVVNSSTSAGLAQADPMYSNVGQGTAGSGNVGSASLLSGGTTSASGGVATPGMMGVPIPIPATGGNQTGSAGIGVGAGSAGNAAPTRVPEAAAPPAAEVEAAAPQLRVLPNADPEIAAKAAPVPVARVTQSTGSGIPESALRPSRTADVSHRSANTQDQASEAEEKVVSLRPEAEKGKLRPRAKQEPGIQMRGG; from the coding sequence GTGAGTTTTTGGGTGCTGCCGCCGGAGATCAACTCTTTACGAATGTTCATTGGCGCGGGTTCAGCGCCCATGTTGCAGGCAGCGACCGCGTGGGCGGGACTTGCCGACGAGTTGGGGGCCGCGGCCCAATCCTTTGCCTCGGTGACCTCGGGCTTGGCGGGCCAGGCTTGGCAGGGTCCGGCAGCGGCGGCGATGGCGGCTGCGGCAGCTCCGTACGCGGCGTGGCTGAGTGCGGCCGCGGCGCAGTCCGCCGGGGCCGCCGGGCAAGCCCGTGCCATGGTCAGCATGTTCGAGGCAGCCCAGGCAGCGACGGTGCTTCCGGCGGCCGTGGCTGCCAATCGCGACGCGTTCGTGCAGTTGGTGATGTCGAATTTGTTCGGCCAGAACGCGCCGGCGATAGCGTTCGCGGAGAGCATTTACGAGGAGATGTGGGCTGCGGACGTTTCTGCGATGTCGGGCTACTACTCCGGTGCCGCGGCGCTCGCCTCGCAGTTGGTGCCGTGGCAGAGCATCCTGAAGGGCCTCCCGGGTATGGGCAGCGCCGGCGCCGCGGGCACGAGCGCAGGCAGTGGAGCTGCGGGTACTACCAATGTCGGCGGCAACGGGGAGGGTGCAAACGTAGCCGGCGGCGATAACGCCGGCGGCGCGAGCGGCGGCCCGGTCGGTGGGGAGACGACCAACGTCGTCAACAGCAGCACCAGCGCCGGGCTGGCGCAGGCCGACCCGATGTACAGCAACGTAGGTCAGGGGACTGCAGGCAGTGGCAATGTCGGCAGTGCGAGTCTCTTGAGTGGCGGCACTACCAGCGCAAGCGGCGGCGTCGCGACCCCCGGAATGATGGGCGTTCCGATCCCGATCCCGGCCACGGGCGGCAATCAGACCGGGTCTGCCGGCATTGGCGTTGGTGCGGGAAGCGCTGGAAATGCCGCACCAACTCGGGTACCGGAAGCAGCGGCCCCTCCGGCGGCCGAAGTCGAAGCTGCGGCTCCCCAGCTGCGAGTATTGCCGAACGCGGATCCGGAGATTGCCGCGAAAGCGGCCCCGGTACCGGTAGCGCGGGTGACGCAATCGACGGGTTCGGGAATTCCGGAGTCGGCGCTACGGCCGTCGCGGACCGCCGATGTGTCGCACCGGTCGGCCAACACGCAGGACCAGGCTTCGGAAGCGGAGGAGAAGGTGGTTTCGCTACGGCCGGAAGCCGAAAAGGGGAAGCTGCGACCTCGGGCAAAGCAAGAGCCGGGAATTCAAATGCGCGGTGGCTGA
- a CDS encoding NADH-quinone oxidoreductase subunit C has protein sequence MSSPDQDPREAIARADEEVIDVRRGMFGVSGTGDTSGYGRLVRQVTLPGSSPRPYGGYFDDIADRLAEALHGEGVEFDDAIEKVVVYPQGEGAELTLHVRRERLPQVAQRLRDEPELRFEMCLGVNGVHYPHETGRELHAVYPLQSITHNRRLRLEVSVPDSDPHIPSLYSVYPTNDWHERETYDFFGIVFDGHPSLTRIEMPDDWHGHPQRKDYPLGGIPVEYKGAQIPPPDERRGYN, from the coding sequence ATGAGCTCCCCAGACCAAGACCCGCGGGAGGCGATCGCCCGCGCCGACGAAGAAGTGATCGACGTTCGCCGCGGGATGTTCGGCGTCAGCGGCACCGGTGACACGTCCGGATACGGGAGGCTGGTGCGTCAGGTCACGTTGCCGGGCAGCAGCCCTCGGCCGTATGGCGGCTATTTCGACGACATTGCCGACCGCCTGGCCGAAGCGCTGCACGGCGAGGGTGTCGAATTCGACGACGCCATAGAGAAAGTCGTGGTGTACCCGCAGGGCGAGGGGGCCGAACTGACCCTGCACGTCCGCCGCGAACGACTGCCACAAGTCGCCCAACGCCTGCGCGACGAACCGGAATTGCGGTTCGAAATGTGCCTGGGCGTCAATGGAGTGCACTATCCGCACGAGACCGGCCGGGAGCTGCACGCCGTCTACCCCCTGCAGTCGATCACCCACAACCGTCGCCTCCGGCTGGAAGTGTCTGTGCCCGACAGTGATCCGCATATCCCGTCGCTGTATTCGGTCTACCCGACCAACGACTGGCATGAGCGCGAGACATATGACTTCTTCGGGATCGTCTTCGACGGGCATCCGTCACTGACCCGCATCGAGATGCCCGACGACTGGCACGGTCATCCGCAGCGCAAAGACTACCCACTCGGTGGCATCCCAGTCGAATACAAGGGCGCGCAGATACCCCCGCCCGACGAACGTAGGGGCTACAACTGA
- a CDS encoding nuclear transport factor 2 family protein, which translates to MPSSTTEAIAEVADRLFTAIENSDRAAVARMWSDDIAVWRAGAHRDDDKARALRVIDWFVSATAERRYEVLDRQIFEDGSGRGFVQQHVLHAAGQTGQSIELRVCIVIKLDTEGLINRIDEYFDPAELAPLLG; encoded by the coding sequence ATGCCCTCTTCCACCACCGAGGCCATTGCCGAAGTGGCCGACCGGTTGTTCACGGCCATCGAAAACAGCGACCGGGCGGCGGTTGCCCGCATGTGGAGCGACGACATCGCAGTGTGGCGCGCGGGTGCCCATCGCGATGACGACAAGGCCCGCGCATTGCGGGTGATCGATTGGTTTGTCTCGGCGACCGCGGAGCGTCGCTATGAGGTTCTGGACCGCCAGATTTTCGAGGACGGGTCAGGTAGGGGCTTCGTCCAACAGCACGTGCTACATGCCGCGGGCCAGACCGGGCAGTCGATCGAGCTGCGGGTTTGCATCGTGATCAAGCTGGACACCGAAGGTTTGATAAACCGGATCGACGAGTACTTCGACCCGGCCGAGCTTGCGCCCTTGCTCGGCTGA
- a CDS encoding YceI family protein — MTTLETLLSDPDAAGAWNLVPDRSAVTFKVKNMWGLLAVKGEFTKFVGRGNLTDQGTVSGYLEVDVASLRTGIRLRDKHLLSADFFEVERFPEIRVVVTALHPTKGKHAELQASFTIKGITDPVTLPVTVTEFSDGSVRIAGETEIDRVQFGLRWNKFGILAVTATASGEVCFVKAP; from the coding sequence ATGACGACGCTCGAAACGCTACTCAGCGATCCCGATGCCGCCGGGGCATGGAATCTTGTTCCGGATCGCTCGGCGGTCACCTTCAAAGTCAAGAACATGTGGGGCCTGCTCGCGGTCAAGGGCGAATTCACCAAGTTCGTCGGCCGCGGCAACCTGACTGACCAGGGCACGGTCTCCGGCTATCTCGAGGTCGACGTCGCCTCGCTGCGCACCGGTATCCGCCTGCGCGACAAGCACTTACTCTCGGCCGACTTCTTCGAGGTCGAACGCTTCCCGGAAATCCGGGTTGTGGTGACCGCCCTGCACCCGACCAAGGGCAAACACGCCGAACTGCAGGCCAGCTTCACCATCAAAGGCATCACAGACCCGGTAACCCTGCCGGTCACGGTCACCGAGTTCAGCGACGGCTCGGTGCGCATAGCCGGCGAAACCGAGATCGACCGAGTCCAGTTCGGCCTGCGGTGGAACAAGTTCGGCATTCTGGCCGTAACAGCGACCGCATCGGGCGAGGTCTGTTTCGTGAAGGCGCCATAG
- a CDS encoding PPE family protein gives MNFSVLPPEINSVRIFAGAGPQPMLAAATAWDGLAGELAGAASSFSSVASGLVDGSWRGPASAAMAAAAAPYARWLSAAAGHASGAAAQARAVARAFDAARAATVHPLMVAINRNRFVQLVASNVLGLNAPAIASAEAQYEQMWAQDVVAMLGYHADTSAAAAALSPWGAGPQGNSAGSGQSGTSEMPASGRGPVASAISAGSSAAAGTNISLSNLGFGNTGNGNFGSGNAGDLNLGSGNNGNVNLGSGNNGNVNFGSGNTGNVNLGSGNAGSLNAGSGNAGNNNLGSGNNGDANLGHGNVGSNNFGSGNIGGGNLGFGNAGSNNFGSGNNGSGNLGSGNGGNLNVGFANTGNNNIGFANTGNNNIGIGLTGDNQIGFGGLNSGTGNVGLFNSGSGNTGIFNSGSNNLGWLNSGVGNWGGWNSGMGSTGFGNSGVTSTGFWNSGSYDTGFGNAGSGNAGAFNAGSHNTGWFNSGSGSTGDYNSGDGNFGSFNAGDVNTGSFNAGSVNTGLWNSGHTNTGALNSGTLNTGFGSSIIQTVANSGFGNTGTGNSGFNNFGDNNSGYGNAGVAGGPGQNNAGIGNQGTLHSGIGNTGSNNDSGFGNTGFYNVGFFNTGDNNSGFGNINDVASGFNSGIGNFGNSNSGGFNIGTGWAGFFGSNF, from the coding sequence ATGAATTTTTCGGTGTTGCCGCCGGAGATCAATTCGGTGCGGATTTTCGCCGGCGCCGGTCCGCAACCGATGCTGGCCGCGGCTACGGCCTGGGACGGACTGGCCGGCGAGCTCGCCGGTGCGGCGTCGTCGTTTTCCTCGGTGGCATCGGGGTTGGTCGACGGCTCGTGGCGGGGGCCGGCGTCAGCGGCGATGGCGGCTGCAGCGGCGCCATACGCCCGATGGTTGAGTGCCGCGGCGGGCCACGCTTCAGGGGCGGCAGCCCAGGCTCGTGCGGTGGCCAGAGCGTTTGACGCGGCGCGCGCGGCCACAGTGCATCCATTGATGGTGGCGATCAACCGTAATCGGTTCGTGCAGCTGGTGGCGTCGAACGTGCTTGGCTTGAACGCGCCGGCGATTGCCTCAGCCGAGGCCCAATACGAGCAGATGTGGGCGCAGGACGTGGTCGCGATGCTCGGTTATCACGCTGACACGTCTGCCGCGGCGGCCGCATTGTCGCCGTGGGGTGCTGGGCCGCAAGGCAATTCCGCCGGATCGGGCCAGTCGGGCACGTCAGAGATGCCGGCTTCCGGGAGAGGACCGGTGGCGTCCGCCATCTCGGCCGGGTCGAGTGCGGCCGCCGGCACCAACATCTCGCTGTCCAACCTGGGTTTCGGCAATACCGGCAATGGAAACTTCGGCTCCGGCAATGCCGGCGATTTGAATCTGGGCAGCGGCAACAACGGCAACGTCAACCTGGGTAGCGGCAACAACGGCAACGTCAATTTCGGCAGCGGCAACACCGGTAACGTCAACCTTGGCAGCGGCAATGCCGGCAGCCTCAACGCCGGCAGCGGCAACGCCGGCAACAACAACCTGGGCAGCGGTAACAACGGGGATGCGAACCTCGGCCACGGGAACGTCGGCAGCAATAACTTCGGCAGCGGAAATATTGGCGGCGGCAACCTTGGCTTCGGCAACGCCGGCAGCAATAACTTCGGCAGCGGAAACAATGGCAGCGGCAACCTCGGCAGCGGGAACGGTGGCAATCTCAATGTCGGCTTTGCCAACACCGGTAACAACAATATCGGCTTTGCGAATACCGGAAACAATAATATCGGTATCGGCCTCACCGGCGACAATCAAATTGGATTCGGCGGCCTGAACTCCGGCACCGGAAACGTCGGCTTGTTCAATTCTGGTAGCGGTAACACCGGTATTTTCAACTCTGGAAGCAACAACCTGGGGTGGTTGAACTCGGGGGTGGGCAACTGGGGTGGCTGGAACTCCGGGATGGGCAGCACCGGCTTCGGAAACTCGGGCGTGACCAGCACCGGCTTCTGGAATTCCGGGTCCTACGACACCGGCTTTGGTAACGCCGGCTCGGGCAATGCCGGCGCTTTCAACGCGGGCAGCCACAACACCGGCTGGTTCAACTCGGGCTCCGGCAGCACGGGCGACTACAACTCGGGCGACGGTAACTTCGGGAGCTTCAACGCAGGCGACGTGAATACCGGGAGCTTCAACGCGGGCTCCGTCAATACCGGATTGTGGAATTCGGGCCATACCAATACCGGCGCCTTGAACTCCGGAACGCTGAACACCGGTTTCGGCAGTTCGATCATACAGACGGTTGCCAACTCGGGGTTTGGCAATACCGGTACCGGCAACTCTGGTTTCAACAACTTCGGTGATAACAACTCGGGCTACGGCAACGCGGGTGTCGCTGGCGGCCCCGGCCAGAACAATGCGGGTATCGGGAATCAAGGGACCCTGCACTCCGGAATTGGAAACACGGGTTCCAACAACGACTCGGGCTTCGGGAACACGGGCTTTTATAATGTCGGGTTCTTCAACACCGGAGACAATAATTCCGGCTTTGGAAACATCAACGACGTTGCCAGCGGATTCAATTCGGGTATTGGTAATTTCGGCAACAGCAACTCCGGGGGCTTCAATATCGGTACCGGTTGGGCCGGCTTCTTTGGTAGCAACTTCTGA
- a CDS encoding NADH-quinone oxidoreductase subunit A, whose protein sequence is MNVYIPILVLAALAAAFAVFSVVIASLAGPSRFNRSKLAAYECGIEPTDSSVSSPHATAGQRFPIKYYLTAMLFIVFDIEIVFLYPWAVSFDALGTFALVEMLIFMLTVFVAYAYVWRRGGLTWD, encoded by the coding sequence GTGAACGTCTACATACCCATCCTGGTGCTGGCGGCGCTCGCCGCCGCCTTTGCTGTGTTCTCGGTTGTGATCGCAAGCCTGGCCGGCCCGTCGCGCTTCAACCGTTCGAAGCTCGCGGCCTACGAATGCGGGATTGAACCGACAGACAGCTCGGTGAGCAGCCCGCACGCGACGGCCGGGCAGCGGTTCCCGATCAAGTACTACCTGACAGCAATGTTGTTCATCGTCTTCGACATCGAGATCGTGTTCCTGTATCCGTGGGCGGTCAGTTTCGACGCGCTGGGCACCTTCGCGCTGGTCGAGATGCTGATATTCATGCTCACGGTGTTCGTTGCCTACGCGTACGTGTGGCGGCGCGGGGGCCTGACGTGGGATTGA